In Sphingobacterium sp. PCS056, the following proteins share a genomic window:
- the ispF gene encoding 2-C-methyl-D-erythritol 2,4-cyclodiphosphate synthase, with product MKIKVGFGFDVHQLKEGHPFIVGGVELDHHAGAFGHSDADVLVHAICDALLGAANLEDIGYHFPNTDDQWKGINSLVLLQHCIKLIADKGYTLGNIDAMLCLEAPKIKPYISQMKEKIAAASGLDVEDISIKATTNETMGFIGRQEGVVAYAVCLIEKA from the coding sequence ATGAAAATTAAAGTTGGCTTTGGCTTTGATGTCCATCAATTAAAGGAAGGACATCCATTTATAGTAGGTGGAGTTGAATTGGATCATCATGCAGGTGCATTTGGACACTCTGATGCAGATGTTTTGGTACATGCAATTTGTGACGCATTGTTAGGTGCGGCTAATTTAGAGGATATTGGCTACCATTTTCCCAATACTGATGATCAGTGGAAAGGTATTAATAGTCTGGTTTTATTACAGCATTGTATTAAATTGATTGCAGATAAGGGATATACTTTAGGAAATATTGATGCCATGTTATGCTTAGAAGCTCCTAAGATCAAACCCTATATTAGTCAGATGAAAGAAAAAATCGCAGCCGCATCAGGTCTTGATGTGGAGGATATCTCTATTAAAGCAACGACCAATGAAACGATGGGTTTTATTGGGAGACAAGAGGGCGTAGTCGCTTATGCAGTTTGTTTGATTGAAAAAGCTTAA